The following are encoded together in the Anoplopoma fimbria isolate UVic2021 breed Golden Eagle Sablefish chromosome 13, Afim_UVic_2022, whole genome shotgun sequence genome:
- the LOC129101384 gene encoding LOW QUALITY PROTEIN: globoside alpha-1,3-N-acetylgalactosaminyltransferase 1-like (The sequence of the model RefSeq protein was modified relative to this genomic sequence to represent the inferred CDS: inserted 1 base in 1 codon), translating into MKHLNNGRALTLVLVAVLLGVLCYYITPSFRGIKLFKENDIRQENRLDADVIHVSREFHLVAPDHLQYKQPSIVHGSRTDVVTVTPWLAPVVWEGTFNPVLLDSIYNKKNVSITATVFAVGKYIMFLKNFLETAEQHFFIGFKVHICVFTDRPDEVPQVRMATGRQLTVRSVPSSKRWQEISARRMELIQSLIEEQLPNDSGYIFCLDVDSKFHGRWGXESLGGLVAVIHPGYYRDDRSKFPYERSPESRAYVAPGEGDFYYCGGAFGGLLQEVHQLAKTCRSNFESDAKEGIEAAWQEESHLNRYMWINKPSKVLSPEYLWQDFKPKNPEVHIIRFSGVIKNYAEIRPNA; encoded by the exons ATGAAACACCTGAACAACGGAAGAGCTTTGACTCTGGTGCTGGTGGCTGTGCTGCTGGg AGTGCTGTGCTACTACATCACTCCGTCCTTCAG aGGCATTAAGCTCTTCAAGGAGAACGACATCAGACAAGAGAACAG ACTGGATGCTGATGTCATCCATGTGAGTCGTGAGTTCCACCTGGTGGCTCCTGATCA tctgcAGTACAAACAGCCGAGCATCGTACACGG TAGTCGTACCGATGTGGTGACGGTGACGCCCTGGCTGGCTCCTGTGGTCTGGGAGGGAACCTTTAACCCGGTTCTACTCGACAGCATCTACAATAAAAAGAACGTCAGCATCACAGCCACCGTGTTCGCTGTTGGAAA GTACATCATGTTCCTGAAAAACTTCCTGGAGACAGCAGAGCAGCACTTCTTCATTGGTTTCAAGGTGCACATTTGTGTGTTCACCGACCGGCCAGATGAGGTGCCCCAAGTCAGAATGGCCACCGGCAGACAG ctgacgGTGCGTTCGGTGCCGAGCTCCAAGCGTTGGCAGGAGATCTCCGCTCGAAGGATGGAGCTCATCCAGTCACTGATCGAGGAGCAGCTTCCCAACGACAGCGGCTACATCTTCTGTCTGGACGTCGACTCTAAGTTCCACGGCCGATGGG CGGAGTCACTGGGCGGACTGGTTGCCGTGATACATCCAG GTTACTATAGAGACGACCGCAGCAAGTTCCCCTACGAGCGGAGTCCCGAGTCCAGAGCCTACGTGGCTCCTGGTGAAGGAGACTTCTACTACTGTGGGGGGGCGTTTGGAGGTCTTCTGCAGGAAGTACATCAGCTCGCCAAAACCTGCAGATCCAACTTTGAGTCTGATGCCAAAGAGGGCATCGAGGCTGCCTGGCAGGAGGAGAgtcacctgaacag GTACATGTGGATCAACAAGCCCAGTAAGGTGCTGTCACCTGAGTACCTTTGGCAGGACTTCAAACCCAAAAACCCAGAAGTTCACATCATCAGGTTCTCTGGAGTTATCAAGAACTACGCTGAGATCCGACCCAACGCCTGA